The DNA region GTATTTGGTGGAAGTATAATATACTATTTTAATAAAGCTTCAAAGAAAAAGGAGAAAGAACTATGAAAATAAATTTAGTTGAAAAAACTAAAAAGCTAAAATCTTCAATTGAAATAATAATATTAAGTGATATAGAAGAGTCAAAAGATAAAAAAGTTTTAAAAACTTTAAATTTTGAACCAAAAGATGAAACAAGTGTTTTTTTAGTAGAGAGTAATAAAATATATGTAGGATGCGAAAATCAAGATTATGATAGTGTTGCAATAGCAATTGCAACTGCTATTAAAAAGTTTATTTCAACTACTACAAAAAGTGCAAAAATTGTTTTGAGTGATACAACACTATTAAATGCAATTGTTGAAGGAGCACTTTTAGGAAGCTACTCTTTTACTACATATAAATCAGATAAACAAAAATGTAAAAAACAAGAATTAAATATAGTAGTAGAAAAAGTTACAAACGAACTTGAAAAAGTAGTTGAAAACTCTATTATTATCTCTGATAATGTTAATAAAGTAAGAGATATGGTAAACACTACACCCGCTGATTTTTATCCAGAAGTTATGGCTAAAAAAGCAGAAGAAATAGCAGTTGAAAATGAATTAGAATGTAAGATATTAGGTGAAAAATATTTAGAAAAACACTCAATGAATGCAATGCTAAGTGTAGGTAGAGCTTCAGTTCATGAATCAAAGCTTATACATTTATCGTATAAACCAAAAGATGCAAAGAAAAAAGTTGTATTAGTTGGAAAAGGTCTTACTTATGATTCAGGAGGACTTTCTCTTAAACCAGCTGATTATATGACTACTATGAAATCAGATAAATCAGGTGGATGTGCAGTTTTAGGAATAATAAATGCAGTATCAATTTTAAAATTACCTATTGAAATTCATGCTATTGTAGGTGCAGTTGAAAATATGATTGGCGGAGATGCATATAAACCAGATGATGTATTAACTGCAAGAAATGGTAAGACAATAGAAGTTAAAAATACAGATGCTGAAGGAAGACTTGTACTTGCAGATTGTTTATGTTATGCACAAGATGAAATTGAAAATATAGATTATATTTTTGATTATGCGACTCTTACAGGTGCTTGTGTAGTTGGAGTTGGTGAATATACAACTGGAATTATGGGAAATTGTGAAAAACTAAAAAGAAAAGCAGTATCAAATGCTTTAATATCTGGAGAATATGCAACATCTCTTGATTTTAATAGATTTTTAAGAAAAACATTAAAATCTGAAGTTGCAGATATAAATAATATATCAAGCACAAGATATGGTGGAGCAATAACAGCTGGAATTTTTCTTGATAACTTTATAAACAAAGAGAACAAAGATAAATGGCTACACTTTGATATAGCTGGGCCAGCTTATGTTGAAAAAGCATGGGGATATAATCCTTTTGGAGCAAGTGGAGCGGGTGTGAGAATGACACTTGAACTATTAAAAAACTTATAATATACAATCAAAAGGCGCGATTTCAATCGCGTCTTACTTCCTAGTTAACCAACTTTTCACCAACTTTTGACTAAAATAAAAAAAACAAAATTTTTAAGGTAGTTTTAAAAATATGAATAATAATAAATACAAAATAGCAATAGCAGGAACTGGATATGTAGGACTTAGTAATGGTATTTTATTATCTCAACATAATGAAGTAATTGCTTTAGATATAATTGAAAAAAAAGTAGAATTATTAAATAAAAAAATATCTCCAATTGAAGATAAAGAGATACAAGAGTATTTAAGTTCAAAAGAACTTAATTTTAAAGCAACTTTAGATAAAAATGAAGCTT from Malaciobacter molluscorum LMG 25693 includes:
- a CDS encoding leucyl aminopeptidase, with the protein product MKINLVEKTKKLKSSIEIIILSDIEESKDKKVLKTLNFEPKDETSVFLVESNKIYVGCENQDYDSVAIAIATAIKKFISTTTKSAKIVLSDTTLLNAIVEGALLGSYSFTTYKSDKQKCKKQELNIVVEKVTNELEKVVENSIIISDNVNKVRDMVNTTPADFYPEVMAKKAEEIAVENELECKILGEKYLEKHSMNAMLSVGRASVHESKLIHLSYKPKDAKKKVVLVGKGLTYDSGGLSLKPADYMTTMKSDKSGGCAVLGIINAVSILKLPIEIHAIVGAVENMIGGDAYKPDDVLTARNGKTIEVKNTDAEGRLVLADCLCYAQDEIENIDYIFDYATLTGACVVGVGEYTTGIMGNCEKLKRKAVSNALISGEYATSLDFNRFLRKTLKSEVADINNISSTRYGGAITAGIFLDNFINKENKDKWLHFDIAGPAYVEKAWGYNPFGASGAGVRMTLELLKNL